The DNA region ACAAAAGGTAACTAGTTTGTCAAGTTTTATTTAACAAGAAACCCATATACTGGAGCTGCTTCATACTAATTAATGCAAAGATTGTAGctatctatagttttttttgatcaaattacaaaacttgCAAATGCAGGTAGGAGACCGCTACAGGATCCGCCCTGTTGATTTTGATATTCCGACTCCAACACCAGCCAGGAGTGCAGAAGAGGCGACGAGCGCGAAGCCACTATACACTTCCCCAAGTGCTTCTGCTACTTCCGTACCAAAACCACCAGAAGAAAATCCTCAGATAGACGCAGCAGTAAAAGAACTCGCAGAGGCAGAACAGTTGGAGCGTCAAGCAAAAGAGGCACAAGACCTTGCCTATAAACACGAGCAGGTGCTAAAGTTTGAAAGCCAACTGAACCTGCAGCTAGCCGAAGAGATCCTTAACCGATGTAATAATGTCCACCTCTTAAACCGGAGATGTATTGTcaatcatcatgatcatcactAAGCTTTTCCTTTGTTCCCTTGCAGGTGCTAATGGTCATAAGGTTTTCCTGCGGAAAAAAGCTTGATCTTCTGGTCCGGTTCAATGTGGATGTATTCCATGACCGGTTTCTTctttaacagttttttttggctttgagTACAAAAGAGTCTGTAGAAGATATGTGATTTCATTTTGACAAACTAATCACTCTCTGTTACTTCGGTTTAGGCTATTATTGGTTGTAAAGGCAACAAACTAATCTTTTACCTTTTCTTAATAGAGCTTTTACATACAATATTATGCCAATCTCAAGAACTGAAATTAGTTTTCCTATGGGCCAATTACAGAAATGGAAAGTGTGATCAAGTAATTTTAACGGTCGTGATTAGTTTTATATACGGTTATGAGAGCTAAATTTTAATAGTGGGCCTCATTGCAAGCCCATTATAATGGTGTGGGGGCTTTAGGGACTCAATGACCTTaattctctctgtctctctctctcagtttctttcttttttttttttttttctgtaagaAAGTCTTTACCTTTTGTTCTCAAGCTTTTCATCTCTCCCTCAACTCTCAAACTCCAGGTTCGGAATTATTTACGTTTCTCTGCGATTGGTTCCTTGTAGGTAGATTTCAGATTTCGGCTTATTCATTCCACTAGCTGTTCATATAgctgttgtttgttttggtgcTCGAAtcgtggttttttttttttttttttttNNNNNNNNNNNNNNNNNNNNNNNNNNNNNNNNNNNNNNNNNNNNNNNNNNNNNNNNNNNNNNNNNNNNNNNNNNNNNNNNNNNNNNNNNNNNNNNNNNNNNNNNNNNNNNNNNNNNNNNNNNNNNNNNNNNNNNNNNNNNNNNNNNNNNNNNNNNNNNNNNNNNNNNNNNNNNNNNNNNNNNNNNNNNNNTCTCTGCGATTGGTTTCTTATAGGTAGATTTCAGATTTCGGCTTCTTGTTCATATAGCTGTTGTTTCCTTTGGTGCTCgaatcgtgtttttttttttttctgtcaaggaattgaaattttatttaggGTTTGGACCTCTTCCGTGTATGCAGATGGCGAGCAATATCATTATGTTCGAGGATATCTTCGTGGTCAATAAGCTTGACCCTGATGGCAAAAAGTTCGATAAGGGTATTTACTTTCTTAACCTCGCCACTCAAATCGACGATTTTTTTAGTAGCTGTCTCGTTTCTGTTTTGGTGAATGAGTTCTTTCTTTTATCCTTTCTGTTTTGGTCTTCTGTTTTGGTCTGAGTGATTGGGTTACTGTGGAAAAATCTGAACTTTAAAGTCTTTAGTCTTCAAATTGAGTTGCTTTCTTTTTGAAACCTACAATGATTTGTGTCGTGggggtttgttgtgtttggttaCAGTTACTCGCGTTGAAGCTACGAGCCACAACTTGGAAATGTTTATGCATCTAGATGTTAACACAGAGGTTTATCCACTGGCTGTTGGTGATAAGTTCACACTTGCTATGGCTCCCACGCTGAATCTCGATGGAACCCCAGATACCGGATATTTTACCCCGGTATTAAAGTCTACTGCCTTTTCTTTGTACACTCGTTTGTTTGCTTGGCCAAATTTCATGAATGGTAACAGTGAACCCTAATTAGGATTTGGCTAGTATATAACTGTGAATGCTTAATGGTTGATATTTAAGAACTCTGTTCGCTGATTCGAGAAGCCTTTCTATCCAGGAATAAGAGTAAACATATGGAGTTTCAACAAGCTTTAGTGACTTGAAACCTTGAAAgtctaaaatttgaaaattaagaaTGTTTGTTTACTCATTAATCTTATGTAGACTCATAAATCTTATGTAGAGTTTTCATCTCGATAAATTATATAGGGAGCAAAGAAAACACTTGCGGATAAGTATGAATACATCATGCACGGGAAGCTTTACAAGATCTCTGAGCGTGACGGCAAAACTCCACAAGCGTAAGATCTAGAGCCTTGAAATCAAAGTAATTCAGTGTTTATCCAAATATATCCAATTCAACTTACAGAATCTAACTATcagattttggtttctttctttaaattgtGTGTGTTCCAGAGAGCTGTATGTTTCATTTGGCGGCCTTCTGATGTTGCTTAAGGGAGATCCAGCTCACATTTCTCACTTTGAACTCGACCAGAGGCTCTTCCTACTCATGAGGAAGCTGTGAGATGCCATTGCCTGATCATGATCTGGCATATTCCGCATAGAAACCGAATTAGCAGAGAGAGCTTGATCTAATTTACCTTTGCTACTTcaacttgtattttttttgcatgaaaCAACTCTTCTGTGAAACCAAGTTCTTCAGTACGGTTTTAACATCCTATTCCACAATTTGACTCCTCCCATAAATTGTGTTCGTAGCTCTTAACTTTAGCTATGGGAAATAAGCACTTGAGACCAAGAACATATAGAGAAAAACACAGCTCTTAAGCTATGGAAGGTAGCCAATTTGTAATTTAGATTCTGATCGTATACTTTGAGACCATGAGAGAGAGTATAGTTTGAACGGTCAGGATTTAGTCTAAAAATTCCGAGAAGATCAAGATTCGATTTTAACAGTGGGCCTTATTGTCGGTGAGGCCCATTCAAAAGCTTTATGATGAAGCCTTTTAAATgctatatattttgtgttgaagaaagaaaaaaaagggaggTAGAAAAGCGGGAATACTGGAATTAGGAGGTGTCCGACTTGTTCTCCGGTGACGCACtgacgaagaagacgacgactGTGTTTCGGTATATACGCTTATTTTAAGAGGTCGCTAGAGTTAACAGTAGCGAAAGAAAATttgactgagagagagagagagagagagaggcgacgAAGGGATTAGAGATGCTAGGACATCGGAAAAATAAATGGACGGCGGAAGAAGAGGAGGCGCTTGTCGCCGGAATAGCCAAGCACGGTTCTGGAAAATGGGCGAATATCATAGAAGATCCAGAGTTTGCCCCTCATCTTCTAGATCGCACTAACATTAACCTCAAGGTATGTATATTCGTAAATtcccaaaaataaatcatccaTGGAAATCGATTGTGAGATTAGGGATCGTGATTTTGGTCTTcaatgtttggttttgtgtttcgCAATTCCAAAGGACAAGTGGCGAAATATGAAAAATCGTGTGGGGAATTTGGAGAAATCAAtcgtttcctcttcttctcgtGTTGTTGTTAGCAACGAGCCTTCTCCAAGTAGTTCATCAGATATGAGCAATGATACTAGGTTTGTTACCTTGTTCTTtgatttatgtgtgtttttctCTAGGTTTAACAGCTTCTGCTGACACCTTCTCCTTTTTATCTTGTTGCAAGGTACGTTCCAATGGTTTTTGAGGCTATATCAACAATCAAGGATGAGGATGGTTCTGATATCAAGGAAATTCTCAGCTTTATCGAGGTGAAACGGATATTCACATTGAAGTATTTGTTTTCATGGTTTATGTTTTGACATTCATTACTCAGTTTAACTCAATTTCTTGGTAGAGTCACCTGAACTGAGTTGATAGATTGTGTATAATGGTCTGAAGTGAGTCAGTAACTGGTCACAACGGATAGAACATACAGATTTTTAGGATAGTTATCTGACAATTAGTTGtcgtagatatatatatatatatatctgtagtGAGTAGTCTACCATAACCATGAAGACTGCAAACATTCTGATATCATTTGAATAGCATTACCAACTGGCCTGTTGGAATCTCTTTGTTGCGCTCAGTTACTGCAACTTTACGAAATGGTCAACAAATTCAGACCCAGGAAAAATTCTAAGTGTGGGTCTTGTTTCCTCCTTAGAAATTTGACCCCAATCATGAATCCTTTGCCTTCACCCACCCATGCTTCTGCATTCATTGTATCGTGGTTCAAGCTTTTGAAATAATAGTTTGCATATCTCTCATATTTATGTTCAATCATAACACCAAGAATATGATCTACGTTGATTCCAGTTGGACGTTAATCTTTGTGGTTGATCAATTGCAGGAACGACATGAGGTTCCAAAAACCATTAAGAAACTGTTGAGTAGCATTAAGAATCCTTGTTTCTCAAGACAGACTCAAAAAGGTAACTAGTTTTGTTTTCCTTGATGCGCGGTTTGTCACAAGCCTGTCTACTTTTCTCCAGACCCCTTCATCTATATTTGACAAGATGAAGTAATAATAAATTTGATTTGTGTTATATTGTTTCTATAAACTCAAAAAGTACTTCACAAATGCAGGTACGAAATCGTTACAAAATCTCCGCAACGAAAGCTGATAAACCAACACACATTCTGCATCCAAAAGATTACACGAACCCATCAGAGCTACCAAATACTTATGTGATAtcaacaaaactaaaagaaacacAGGGGATAGATGCAGCAGCAAATAAAGTGGCAGAACGAATCAATGAGTTGGCAGAAGAATTTGACGTAATCTTACTTCTATGTACTTTGTGTTGCTCATCCAATTTAACGGTATCATAGCATCTAAAGATATGATCTCAGTTGAAAGTTATTCTCTGCGGTTGGTCAACTTCAGGTCGGGTACGAGGAGCGACAAGACtttaggatgtttttgagtgaGTGCCTGAAAATTCTCGTTACTCGAGGCAAGCTGGAAAAGGTATCTTTATATTAACTGCACAgttatttatttgaaatttgatgCATCATCATCTATTACAACAAGATCGATTAGACACGCGTTCATAGTAAGTGTCAAATTCGGCTTATTATTATTCGATTAAAAATCAGAAGAGCTTGTGTAATGCAGGTATTAGATGGCTACAAGATGTCAGAATTAGAACGCAAAGTGTTGGAAATAGCACCAGAAGTTGTAGCAATGAAACTAGCAGAGTCAGATAACAAAAGGTTGATAGCAGCAGAGgcattggaagaagaaaaacgaaTGCACAAGTTGGTGGAAGAAAGCAATACGATGCTTCAGTTATGCTTAGAAATCCACCAACAATGTATGTAATCTCAAGAAACCTACCTGGCACATCGATTGACATCATataatcatcatgatcatcactGTCGTTTGCTTTGGTTCTTGCAGGTGCTCTTGGAGAAGAGGTTGTTCTATGGTAGTAGACGCGATCGTATAGTATCTGGTTTGGTTCAGTTTAGATAAGTGATTTCATATGACTTTCTAACCAACTAAGTGTGCGTGTCCAGTTGTGTTTTTGTAGATAGTTGTAGTGAGGAACTAatgttttttgttcataaaaaaGTGTTAAGCATTTAAAATaggtataaattgatttttgttttctctagaAAGTGATGTGTTCGTCTATTCTCTATTGAGTCATGAGAATGCTTTGCTACGTCATAAAGCATCAAAAGGTGTTGGAAAGTATAAAGCTTTACAAAGAAATTTTGGTCTATTTTTTTCCAATGACAAAAAGTTGGTATGGTGTAATCATATTTCTACttgaaaacaacaactttgtgatttgatattttcttttacatGTTGGTATGCAATTGCGATTCAGAATCCTTTTTGACATTGGTTGGAAATAAGTTTATTGATAAAACAGTATTTGCAGTTTTCCACACGAGAAAATTTTAGGAAAGAGGAAAGTAGGGGTAAAATTGGAAAAACAGAAAAGTgaggaaagaaagaacaattctaaaaaggaaaaggaaaaccctAACAAAGGTCACAgagattaataaaattaaaaaaaaaaagggagtaTAAAAGTGGGTAACACGTATcggttctctctctctacctcaaatttttatttgcatCCTTTCGATCTCTATTATCTCTCTCTACAAACCAGATCCGAGTTTCCGAGATTTCAAGAAGCTACCTAACAACAAAGTCCTTTACTTTTGCTCTCAAAGCTTTCATCTTTCATTCAACTACTTAAGCTCCAGGTTTGTAattctctctgttcttcttcttcttcttcttctctgttattTGTTCCTTTTGTGTTTAGATGAGACGATTGGATCACTTTGCGATTTGCTTCGATTCCATCTGGGTcgatttcaaagttttaaattttgatgcTTGTAAATCTGTGATTCAACTAGTTGCTCAAACCCTTTATTTCACTCGATTTGATTTTGCAGGTTAAGCTTTTGGATTGTTTGATACttaatgtttattattattattatatgctTTTCTGGAGAGgtagatatttttttgaatggtATCTATGGATATTGGATGAACCGTATACCTATATTTCTCTCCTGACATCTAATAAATTCAGATATTAATGCTTTTGTTCCTCTCTTTATGGACTTCGAGTTTGGCTATTCTGTTACATTCTTGCTTTTCTTACAACTCTATGGATGGCTTGTTCAATTTATCTTTAGCTATTTTTGGGGTCTAACACTTTATCTcttttgtgtattgtttgttGTAGTATGGCAGGAACAGCACCGGAAGGTACACAGTTTGATACGCGTCAGTTTGACCAGAGGCTTAATGAAGTGTAAgtcatctatatattatttcaatattcaggtttgatttgattttttcgtATTTGCtaatcttgatttttctttGGGTGCAGCCTCGATGGACAGGATGAGTTCTTCACCTCATATGATGAGGTCCATGAGAGCTTTGATGCCATGGGTTTGCAAGAGAATCTTCTTAGGGGTATCTATGCTTACGGTAAGTGAGGAACAAACAACTatagaaacaatatttttgtttgtgtgtgtttatgttGGGATTCCTATAAATTTCATCTCATctggatattttttttctaggttttGAAAAGCCTTCTGCTATTCAGCAAAGAGGAATTGTACCCTTTTGCAAGGGTCTTGATGTGATCCAGCAGGCACAGTCTGGTACTGGAAAGACCGCCACTTTCTGCTCTGGCGTCTTGCAGCAGCTTGACTATACCCTTGTCCAGTGCCAGGCTCTCGTTTTGGCTCCTACCCGAGAGCTTGCTCAGCAGATTGAGAAGGTCATGCGTGCCCTTGGTGACTACATTGGCGTCAAGGTTCATGCCTGTGTTGGTGGAACCAGCGTCCGTGAGGATCAGCGCATTCTCCAGGCTGGTGTTCATGTCGTCGTTGGAACTCCTGGTCGTGTGTTTGACATGCTTCGAAGACAATCTCTTCGCGCTGACTCCATCAAGATGTTTGTCCTTGATGAAGCTGATGAGATGCTCTCCCGTGGNNNNNNNNNNNNNNNNNNNNNNNNNNNNNNNNNNNNNNNNNNNNNNNNNNNNNNNNNNNNNNNNNNNNNNNNNNNNNNNNNNNNNNNNNNNNNNNNNNNNNNNNNNNNNNNNNNNNNNNNNNNNNNNNNNNNNNNNNNNNNNNNNNNNNNNNNNNNNNNNNNNNNNNNNNNNNNNNNNNNNNNNNNNNNNNNNNNNNNNNNNNNNNNNNNNNNNNNNNNNNNNNNNNNNNNNNNNNNNNNNNNNNNNNNNNNNNNNNNNNNNNNNNNNNNNNNNNNNNNNNNNNNNNNNNNNNNNNNNNNNNNNNNNNNNNNNNNNNNNNNNNNNNNNNNNNNNNNNNNNNNNNNNNNNNNNNNNNNNNNNNNNNNNNNNNNNNNNNNNNNNNNNNNNNNNNNNNNNNNNNNNNNNNNNNNNNNNNNNNNNNNNNNNNNNNNNNNNNNNNNNNNNNNNNNNNNNNNNNNNNNNNNNNNNNNNNNNNNNNNNNNNNNNNNNNNNNNNNNNNNNNNNNNNNNNNNNNNNNNNNNNNNNNNNNNNNNNNNNNNNNNNNNNNNNNNNNNNNNNNNNNNNNNNNNNNNNNNNNNNNNNNNNNNNNNNNNNNNNNNNNNNNNNNNNNNNNNNNNNNNNNNNNNNNNNNNNNNNNNNNNNNNNNNNNNNNNNNNNNNNNNNNNNNNNNNNNNNNNNNNNNNNNNNNNNNNNNNNNNNNNNNNNNNNNNNNNNNNNNNNNNNNNNNNNNNNNNNNNNNNNNNNNNNNNNNNNNNNNNNNNNNNNNNNNNNNNNNNNNNNNNNNNNNNNNNNNNNNNNNNNNNNNNNNNNNNNNNNNNNNNNNNNNNNNNNNNNNNNNNNNNNNNNNNNNNNNNNNNNNNNNNNNNNNNNNNNNNNNNNNNNNNNNNNNNNNNNNNNNNNNNNNNNNNNNNNNNNNNNNNNNNNNNNNNNNNNNNNNNNNNNNNNNNNNNNNNNNNNNNNNNNNNNNNNNNNNNNNNNNNNNNNNNNNNNNNNNNNNNNNNNNNNNNNNNNNNNNNNNNNNNNNNNNNNNNNNNNNNNNNNNNNNNNNNNNNNNNNNNNNNNNNNNNNNNNNNNNNNNNNNNNNNNNNNNNNNNNNNNNNNNNNNNNNNNNNNNNNNNNNNNNNNNNNNNNNNNNNNNNNNNNNNNNNNNNNNNNNNNNNNNNNNNNNNNNNNNNNNNNNNNNNNNNNNNNNNNNNNNNNNNNNNNNNNNNNNNNNNNNNNNNNNNNNNNNNNNNNNNNNNNNNNNNNNNNNNNNNNNNNNNNNNNNNNNNNNNNNNNNNNNNNNNNNNNNNNNNNNNNNNNNNNNNNNNNNNNNNNNNNNNNNNNNNNNNNNNNNNNNNNNNNNNNNNNNNNNNNNNNNNNNNNNNNNNNNNNNNNNNNNNNNNNNNNNNNNNNNNNNNNNNNNNNNNNNNNNNNNNNNNNNNNNNNNNNNNNNNNNNNNNNNNNNNNNNNNNNNNNNNNNNNNNNNNNNNNNNNNNNNNNNNNNNNNNNNNNNNNNNNNNNNNNNNNNNNNNNNNNNNNNNNNNNNNNNNNNNNNNNNNNNNNNNNNNNNNNNNNNNNNNNNNNNNNNNNNNNNNNNNNNNNNNNNNNNNNNNNNNNNNNNNNNNNNNNNNNNNNNNNNNNNNNNNNNNNNNNNNNNNNNNNNNNNNNNNNNNNNNNNNNNNNNNNNNNNNNNNNNNNNNNNNNNNNNNNNNNNNNNNNNNNNNNNNNNNNNNNNNNNNNNNNNNNNNNNNNNNNNNNNNNNNNNNNNNNNNNNNNNNNNNNNNNNNNNNNNNNNNNNNNNNNNNNNNNNNNNNNNNNNNNNNNNNNNNNNNNNNNNNNNNNNNNNNNNNNNNNNNNNNNNNNNNNNNNNNNNNNNNNNNNNNNNNNNNNNNNNNNNNNNNNNNNNNNNNNNNNNNNNNNNNNNNNNNNNNNNNNNNNNNNNNNNNNNNNNNNNNNNNNNNNNNNNNNNNNNNNNNNNNNNNNNNNNNNNNNNNNNNNNNNNNNNNNNNNNNNNNNNNNNNNNNNNNNNNNNNNNNNNNNNNNNNNNNNNNNNNNNNNNNNNNNNNNNNNNNNNNNNNNNNNNNNNNNNNNNNNNNNNNNNNNNNNNNNNNNNNNNNNNNNNNNNNNNNNNNNNNNNNNNNNNNNNNNNNNNNNNNNNNNNNNNNNNNNNNNNNNNNNNNNNNNNNNNNNNNNNNNNNNNNNNNNNNNNNNNNNNNNNNNNNNNNNNNNNNNNNNNNNNNNNNNNNNNNNNNNNNNNNNNNNNNNNNNNNNNNNNNNNNNNNNNNNNNNNNNNNNNNNNNNNNNNNNNNNNNNNNNNNNNNNNNNNNNNNNNNNNNNNNNNNNNNNNNNNNNNNNNNNNNNNNNNNNNNNNNNNNNNNNNNNNNNNNNNNNNNNNNNNNNNNNNNNNNNNNNNNNNNNNNNNNNNNNNNNNNNNNNNNNNNNNNNNNNNNNNNNNNNNNNNNNNNNNNNNNNNNNNNNNNNNNNNNNNNNNNNNNNNNNNNNNNNNNNNNNNNNNNNNNNNNNNNNNNNNNNNNNNNNNNNNNNNNNNNNNNNNNNNNNNNNNNNNNNNNNNNNNNNNNNNNNNNNNNNNNNNNNNNNNNNNNNNNNNNNNNNNNNNNNNNNNNNNNNNNNNNNNNNNNNNNNNNNNNNNNNNNNNNNNNNNNNNNNNNNNNNNNNNNNNNNNNNNNNNNNNNNNNNNNNNNNNNNNNNNNNNNNNNNNNNNNNNNNNNNNNNNNNNNNNNNNNNNNNNNNNNNNNNNNNNNNNNNNNNNNNNNNNNNNNNNNNNNNNNNNNNNNNNNNNNNNNNNNNNNNNNNNNNNNNNNNNNNNNNNNNNNNNNNNNNNNNNNNNNNNNNNNNNNNNNNNNNNNNNNNNNNNNNNNNNNNNNNNNNNNNNNNNNNNNNNNNNNNNNNNNNNNNNNNNNNNNNNNNNNNNNNNNNNNNNNNNNNNNNNNNNNNNNNNNNNNNNNNNNNNNNNNNNNNNNNNNNNNNNNNNNNNNNNNNNNNNNNNNNNNNNNNNNNNNNNNNNNNNNNNNNNNNNNNNNNNNNNNNNNNNNNNNNNNNNNNNNNNNNNNNNNNNNNNNNNNNNNNNNNNNNNNNNNNNNNNNNNNNNNNNNNNNNNNNNNNNNNNNNNNNNNNNNNNNNNNNNNNNNNNNNNNNNNNNNNNNNNNNNNNNNNNNNNNNNNNNNNNNNNNNNNNNNNNNNNNNNNNNNNNNNNNNNNNNNNNNNNNNNNNNNNNNNNNNNNNNNNNNNNNNNNNNNNNNNNNNNNNNNNNNNNNNNNNNNNNNNNNNNNNNNNNNNNNNNNNNNNNNNNNNNNNNNNNNNNNNNNNNNNNNNNNNNNNNNNNNNNNNNNNNNNNNNNNNNNNNNNNNNNNNNNNNNNNNNNNNNNNNNNNNNNNNNNNNNNNNNNNNNNNNNNNNNNNNNNNNNNNNNNNNNNNNNNNNNNNNNNNNNNNNNNNNNNNNNNNNNNNNNNNNNNNNNNNNNNNNNNNNNNNNNNNNNNNNNNNNNNNNNNNNNNNNNNNNNNNNNNNNNNNNNNNNNNNNNNNNNNNNNNNNNNNNNNNNNNNNNNNNNNNNNNNNNNNNNNNNNNNNNNNNNNNNNNNNNNNNNNNNNNNNNNNNNNNNNNNNNNNNNNNNNNNNNNNNNNNNNNNNNNNNNNNNNNNNNNNNNNNNNNNNNNNNNNNNNNNNNNNNNNNNNNNNNNNNNNNNNNNNNNNNNNNNNNNNNNNNNNNNNNNNNNNNNNNNNNNNNNNNNNNNNNNNNNNNNNNNNNNNNNNNNNNNNNNNNNNNNNNNNNNNNNNNNNNNNNNNNNNNNNNNNNNNNNNNNNNNNNNNNNNNNNNNNNNNNNNNNNNNNNNNNNNNNNNNNNNNNNNNNNNNNNNNNNNNNNNNNNNNNNNNNNNNNNNNNNNNNNNNNNNNNNNNNNNNNNNNNNNNNNNNNNNNNNNNNNNNNNNNNNNNNNNNNNNNNNNNNNNNNNNNNNNNNNNNNNNNNNNNNNNNNNNNNNNNNNNNNNNNNNNNNNNNNNNNNNNNNNNNNNNNNNNNNNNNNNNNNNNNNNNNNNNNNNNNNNNNNNNNNNNNNNNNNNNNNNNNNNNNNNNNNNNNNNNNNNNNNNNNNNNNNNNNNNNNNNNNNNNNNNNNNNNNNNNNNNNNNNNNNNNNNNNNNNNNNNNNNNNNNNNNNNNNNNNNNNNNNNNNNNNNNNNNNNNNNNNNNNNNNNNNNNNNNNNNNNNNNNNNNNNNNNNNNNNNNNNNNNNNNNNNNNNNNNNNNNNNNNNNNNNNNNNNNNNNNN from Camelina sativa cultivar DH55 chromosome 3, Cs, whole genome shotgun sequence includes:
- the LOC104779364 gene encoding eukaryotic initiation factor 4A-2-like, which produces MAGTAPEGTQFDTRQFDQRLNEVLDGQDEFFTSYDEVHESFDAMGLQENLLRGIYAYGFEKPSAIQQRGIVPFCKGLDVIQQAQSGTGKTATFCSGVLQQLDYTLVQCQALVLAPTRELAQQIEKVMRALGDYIGVKVHACVGGTSVREDQRILQAGVHVVVGTPGRVFDMLRRQSLRADSIKMFVLDEADEMLSPTMPPEALEITRKFMSKPVRILVKRDELTLEGIKQFYVNVEKEEWKLETLCDLYETLAITQSVIFVNTRRKPRWTG
- the LOC104778365 gene encoding DNA-directed RNA polymerases II, IV and V subunit 8B, whose protein sequence is MASNIIMFEDIFVVNKLDPDGKKFDKVTRVEATSHNLEMFMHLDVNTEVYPLAVGDKFTLAMAPTLNLDGTPDTGYFTPGAKKTLADKYEYIMHGKLYKISERDGKTPQAELYVSFGGLLMLLKGDPAHISHFELDQRLFLLMRKL